The window tttgtttgatcaAATCGTTTTTGCGAAGATCAAAATCCAAATTGACagattcaaatttaaaaaaaacgtgTCTCACTATAAAGGAGCGTTCTGGAGATATCTCATCTCATAAAGACCTGTGACTTGATCTGCAACAGCCCACATGATGGCTTGTCCTGGTGGAATCCTCATTAGCCTCGGCAACAACCCTCTCCACAAAGCCACTAACCCTTCTTCTGCATAAATCGTTCTAATTGCGTGAACCATTCCTTTATATCTCACCCCATCTTCACCGTCTCGAGTTTGAGCCATTAACCTCGTCTTGACCACATCAAATGGTCCTGTGCAAAACGGACCAGCTGTCCCAGCCAAAAACCCTGAGATCATTGACTGCCATGGCTGCAAGACTTTACCATCGCCTTCGTGTTTGTTCCACAAGAGTACATCAAACGCGTTTTTCGCTGTGAACATTACAGCTTGGTTGGTACCGTTTCGCATAACCGTCGGTGCTGCACCTGACCATAACCCCAATATGCTTTCTTCTCTCACGATGGTTCGAGCACAATGTATAGGTCCTTTGTACTTGAAGAGCTCAGGACTCAATCCTTTCTGCTGCTGAAGTCTAATTTTCACCACCTGATTTGATTTAAAAGCAAGAACAGAGAACTTAAACAGTGTTTTACTCTCAGGTAAAGGCATCATATGAGAATTAAACCACAACAAGAGCAAGACAGACTATATTTTTTCACTCAGTTATGCATAGAAACCAGAACCAGTCAGTCAGAGACTAGAAATGCTACTACTTACTACTGTTTATGATAATCAACAACACGATCCTCCGAAACAAGAATTGGCAATGAACAATAGTGACCAAAAGCACAGTTCCAATCTAAGTAGCAAAGAGATTTTGTTGGTTTGCATTTTTCCAAAAAGTATCAAACAGATCTGAATAAAACAATTCTCAAAAGAAACACTAAAGTATTGATGAACAGAGAGTTTGGTGCAAGATTAATCTACAATTATCAACTAACTAACTACGATTAAactataatttaacaaattctAAAGTGCTAATAAAATATTAGGGGGGGAAGACATGTGAATTTcgtcagagtttttttttgtcctgtAAAGTAACTGAAAAGGCAACAAAAATGGAAAGCTTTTTATACCTCAAAGGGTGTAACAATGGCGAGAGCTTCAAGAACGCCGGCGCCGAATCCGGAAAGCAAACGGCCACGGTTGCTGACCTTTCCGGTCTCTGAATCTTTGAACGCGGTTTGGAACATGGCGTTAGATCCCATCCGAAGGGTGTACTTGAGCGTGAGGTGAGTGGCGAAGGGAGTTAAACCTTTCCAGAGAGCACGAACCCCTTCGGTGCGAACCACCGTGGAGCCACAGTGCGCGATTCCTTTGTAAGCGCCGACACGATCTAGCTGGAGACGCGTTTTGATTACGTCGATTGGTTGGAGACAACAAGCCTCGACTACTCCGCCTAGTGACCCTGACACTGCTTTCATGTACGCCGGTATCTGTTTCCTCCGCTCCGTTGTCGTCGTCGCCGCCGCCATTTTAGAATCCTCCCTCCGCGGCCGAgcgaatcaaataaaaaacaaaaaaacggagaagaaagcagagagagagagagagagtcttccTTCACCTTCTATTtatggttttgatattttttggttttaaatcgATTTTGCAAGATTTGTTTGcttacaaagaaaacaacaaacaatagcGAAACTAAACTTGTTAAATCCTttagatacatatatatgtggAGAAGTGTGAGAGGGAGAGAACACGACCCCCTTTTCCTAGAAGTGTcattcctaaaaaaaattatttctaataacaatttgttaaacaaagaaaatccaaTTCTTATTCAAATAATTCTAttagaaagaagtaaaaaaaggTTGGTAAAAAAGTACGCAATGTATCAGGCTGCTCTAACGTAACGTTTCTTCGTCCATGGTGTTCAGACTTGATAGAGATTCCATTTTCATCTAGTATatcatatactgtatatgtttcTTGGTAactccaaaaatattatttcatcacaattcacaaccaGAATCAGATAGTTTATAGGCGTAAAATCACCATAAAGATGGTAGGTGTTAGTTATTTGAGGCCTCTTATTTAAAGGGAccatatttgatttgattttatctcttcttcagcGGTCGTAAATGACCCAACTTTAAGTGACCATGCTTCTTTAGTCATTGTCGTTTCTTTTGTTCGAAAATTGCCAATAGCATTATTTTCCCTTTTCATTGccttttttttaacgttttcttcttctttgttttgctcTGCTGTTAcacgcctcttcttcttctattttccaTTCCGACtagaaatgcaaaaaaataataagacatTATTTTACTACttcataaaaaattaatgtgtgtGATTGTGCTGAAGGAGCTTCACGTGTGGCTGTATATATGACATTTGTGCTTCACAGGGCCTTTCACTTCATCATGTTATGTACAGTACTTAGATCCCGGTACCCTAGTCCTCCAACTTTACTTTACTTTACTATGTGACAGTTGTACAATCTTCACTGAAGTACTGGTAGGTAGCTCGGAAACCGATTGGACTTGGACTCTTTAACCATGTTATTGCCTAAACTGTAGTTGACAATCGCGGACAGGAGCACTTGGTTTTTTGTACTTTATTTGTCAGAACTTGCGCTGCTTTAACTTCTCTATAAACTAGTAGATGGAATACAACAAGATGTGAATGActtgaaaaattaattaacaaatttttgGAGGATATCAGTGGGGAATggtttatttagattttatattgcTTATCGATTCTAGACCTTTTGGCTCGTATACCTGAGACCTTCACGCTCTTACTGTATTGCATTTCACAACTTTTCAAATCGATTACGGAtttacacataaattcaaagccagccaaaaacataaaagaatcaaTAAATGAGCTCTACAAATAAGTAAGCGATAGAAATTCCTTGACAGAACTTCATATATAAGGGGGTCAGTCACACCTGTCAAGTTGGgtttaaaagaagagaaacagcATCACTAGATCACTGGTTGTTTAACCCACAGGCTTATTACTTTTGAACATTCTTTATACAAAGATAAACAGACCTCTCTACTTGAGCTGAGCCATGCAATTATAAGATTCCCCAAGAGAATAATCACTGTTTCTTCATGGACTGCAAAAGTTAACGGAGCAGTTTAGATTTCAATATCACAACCTCTACTGTAGAATCTATGAAagctacaaaaaaacaaaactcacatCAATGTTCTTGGCGACTTCTTCCATTTGCTGAGCAACTTTCTCCTTGCTCTCTGCGGctggaataataataaaaacccCCCACAATTTAGTAAGACTATGCAATAAGAGGGAGAAAGCAAAAATACACTACACAAATTTTAATGCTTTTTTAAGGTTAAAGAGACAAACCCATTTTAGAGAGGTTTTCTATTCTCTTTGAAGTCCTCACAGCAAATCTCTGGAACGCATGGCTgccaaaaacaaataagaaatttaCAAAGCCAGAAATACAACCAATCTCGTGAAACAATTGGAGATCTAAAGTAGTGTCTGAATATACCAAAGAAACGAAATagaaaagaggaaacaaaacaaaaatagcctCAGAAATTTCTTAGATTCAAGAGTAACGTCATGTATTTGATCAGGACAAGCCTACGAAAATCATCACCGGCAGCAAACAACTAATGGAGAAACCAACAAGTCTATACAAAAGTAGATCCTGAGTTTCCAAAAGGTCAGGACAAAATGCATTGCCCTTTCAAATCAGGTAATAGCATTGAGCAACACGAGTGAAATGAGAGGCTCAAGACGACAATAAACGAAAACTATAAcataaaacaattccaaaacaaaagccaaaatcttgttcaaaaaaacaaaatatatcaaacttcCTACGCTGCAGCGTATGGTAAATTACGCAGCAGACCAGCTGTAAGTTGAGGCTATCTTGCTTCGATATGAACGAGCCGATGAGGAACTTATTTATAAATCCACTCAGCCAGAGAAAGAagcttatatattataatatactacatctaaattttaaaaccctaaatcgaggAAATATAAGAATTGAGAGTACCTGTTAGCCAAACCATTAACTATGAACTCGTTCGCAACGTACGAAATAACTCTGGCAATGAAGTTTCCTCCTCCCGCCATTATCGCACTTTCCTATTAAGTAAAACAGATCCAAGGAAACCCTAATAACGTCAATAATTATTATAGCCCCCAAATCGCTACAATTTCTCTACTCAACGGAACAATTTGAGAcagaaactatataaaaaaaaaaaaaaaaaaaaaaaacNAAAAAACTCGAATTCAGACCTAATTTTATGaatgaataaacaaatcaaaactaaatcaaaCAAGATCGTATAGGAAAAGAGCAGATTTTGTAGGAATCAGTCTAACCTGATGCAAAGATGCAAACGAAGAGGGAGGTTTCGAGCGAGAGAGACCCAACAAAAATCTGAATCTAAGTCCCTTATCTTCTACATATCCCAGATTCGTTCGATATTATATAGAAGGAGACAACTTCGTCGTGACGGCGAATTGAGTTGTTGCGTTACTGGGCTTGATGTCTCCCATCGAACGGTCACGATGTTCTCATATAAAAAATCCAACGGTACATATTACCCCACTAGTCAACATTAACCTAAAAAACTCATGGTCCTAAAATTCCCATTTTGCCCTTGCCTCCTCCCTCTCTTAACAAATGGGCCCATATATTCTTTCTTACGCGCCAGGCCCATCTAGgcctttcttatatttttcattcaaaacGGGCCGAGTCTGTTTGATCATAGAAAAAACGACGTAGCAATCACATACATACAAAaagttcaaacaaacaaatcggagaaacaaatagagagagagaggattttGATGGGGTTTTTCCCGGTTTACTCCTCCTCTCAGTCTGATTCCTAGGCAATGATTTACAACAAATTAGCCAATAAGATCCGGTTCCATGTATCGGGCAATCCAGGTAGACACCAATGTATACAATCAGCGTGCCGCATTGGATCAGCTCTCTCCTCAGCCGTTAGGATCTTGCCACCAGTCTCGGTGTAAACTGATGTGTGGGCGTCGATGCGGTACTCAGAGAGCTGCGTGATGTTGATCACTGTCACGTGCGTTGCCATGTGCTTTATGACGCTTGACACCACTTTCATCATCTGCTTGTTGGACCCTGTTCCCCAAAACTTTTTATCCTTTACTGGCTTCGTCTCGTTGAAACACTTGGTGCCGTTTGGCTTTCCCCAATCCGCACTTCTGCACGTTTTACATAACACTTTACATTACTGCAAcccatatgttttttttatctagtgCTATTTAGCATTCTaaacatatatcaaaacttAATAAATCACCTAGTATGAGTAGGAGACATGGTGGTGAAAAAGACTCTGGTCTTATTAGGGTCAACGGTGGAGTCGACCCAATTAGCCCATGTCTTGAGCCCTAGCCTATAAGCCACCGCTGTGTCTAGTGCCTCCGCACCACTAGCCCCATTTCCAAACGAACCCCACAGAGCGTTCATGCGGATACCACTCATCCACCAAACATAAGTgttgaaaaccaaaatatccGCTCCGTCCCAAAACTTAGCTCGATCTTCCACTGAGTCTACTTTCACTATCCTTTTCTTCGGATCCAAAATCACAGGTATGTCCGTGTTTGATTCCACGATATATGGTGCCCAACAGAACTCAATTGTAGCATTGTATTCCTAtgacccaacaaaaaaaaaaacacagaaaattcaaaatatatgttttacttgCAACACAAGGTTTGAAGAACCGCCTTGCTTTGAATATTGATCTCTAAACGTACCTTAGCTTTAAATACAAAGTATCTTTTGCTACGGTTCATTGATTTTTCTCCTTCCGGTATTATTGATTCCACCGAACACACGAACGATTCCCATTGGCTTCGTTGCAACGAATCTCCCACAAAAAGTAGTCTTTTCCCTCTGAGTTTGTTCATTGCTAACTTCGGACTAAATCTGTTTCGGATTTAAACAAAGCTCATAAGGGTTCTGTCTCAAACCCTGAAACAAGCTAGATTATAGCTTGTGTTTAGTAAGTTGTAATATTTACCGTGGAATTGTGCAGTCATCAGGCTGCCATTCCCACCGAAGATAATCAGTTTTTTGCTGTCCGTTTTTCATGCAAGAGAATTGACGGTCGATGTATGGACATGATCTATCGGTGTAGAGTGGTTCGATTGAGCTATTGTAAACCCATTTCCCTGATGCAACGT is drawn from Camelina sativa cultivar DH55 chromosome 8, Cs, whole genome shotgun sequence and contains these coding sequences:
- the LOC104708984 gene encoding mitochondrial succinate-fumarate transporter 1-like → MAAATTTTERRKQIPAYMKAVSGSLGGVVEACCLQPIDVIKTRLQLDRVGAYKGIAHCGSTVVRTEGVRALWKGLTPFATHLTLKYTLRMGSNAMFQTAFKDSETGKVSNRGRLLSGFGAGVLEALAIVTPFEVVKIRLQQQKGLSPELFKYKGPIHCARTIVREESILGLWSGAAPTVMRNGTNQAVMFTAKNAFDVLLWNKHEGDGKVLQPWQSMISGFLAGTAGPFCTGPFDVVKTRLMAQTRDGEDGVRYKGMVHAIRTIYAEEGLVALWRGLLPRLMRIPPGQAIMWAVADQVTGLYEMRYLQNAPL
- the LOC109126023 gene encoding uncharacterized protein LOC109126023, producing the protein MAGGGNFIARVISYVANEFIVNGLANSHAFQRFAVRTSKRIENLSKMAAESKEKVAQQMEEVAKNIDSMKKQ
- the LOC104708985 gene encoding protein trichome birefringence-like 3, whose protein sequence is MSFLISYRGAGGTKKIPLSIIVLVLCGFMFFILLYTERISLMSSSSSTSYLFKLKSCPRKEVSSKPKDKIRKERSEILEFLDDRFEFDPEECNVASGKWVYNSSIEPLYTDRSCPYIDRQFSCMKNGQQKTDYLRWEWQPDDCTIPRFSPKLAMNKLRGKRLLFVGDSLQRSQWESFVCSVESIIPEGEKSMNRSKRYFVFKAKEYNATIEFCWAPYIVESNTDIPVILDPKKRIVKVDSVEDRAKFWDGADILVFNTYVWWMSGIRMNALWGSFGNGASGAEALDTAVAYRLGLKTWANWVDSTVDPNKTRVFFTTMSPTHTRSADWGKPNGTKCFNETKPVKDKKFWGTGSNKQMMKVVSSVIKHMATHVTVINITQLSEYRIDAHTSVYTETGGKILTAEERADPMRHADCIHWCLPGLPDTWNRILLANLL